ATGTTCTTGTCGGGCGAGTTTATTTCCGACAGCGCGGCGTAGAGCGTGGTGGTCTTGCCCGACCCTGTGGGGCCGGACACCAGAATGATGCCGTGGGGCGACCGGATTAGCCTCACCATTTTTTCCATCACCGCAGGCGGCATGCCAAGCTGTGGGAACCCCAGCATCATGGTGGACTTGTCCAGAAGACGCATAACCACCCGCTCCCCGTGGGCCGTGGGGATGACGCTCACGCGCACGTCTATCTCTTTGCCGGCGATTACTATCTTCAGCCGCCCGTCCTGGGGCAGTCGTTTTTCCGCTATGTCCAGACCCGACATTACCTTGATGCGCGAGATGATTAAAGACTGGAATTTTTTCGGCGGCCGCACCACGTTGCGCAACGCCCCGTCCACCCGGAACCGCACCACGAAATCCCGCTCGTAAGGCTCCATGTGGATGTCCGACGATTTTTCCTTGGCGGCCTCCACCATGATGGAGTTCACCAGCCGGATAACAGGAGCCTCCGCCGAGGTCTCCAGCAGGTCTTCCGGCAGGGCGAGCGCCAGCGCCGAAAGGTCCGCCTCATCGGCCAGGTCTTCCATTATCTCTTTTGTGGAGTTGGCGGCCATGTCGTAGGCTTTGTTGATGGCTTTTAAAACCGTGTCGGCGGCGGCGGCCAGAAGGCTCACCGGCGCGCCATAGGTAAGGCGCAGGTCCGCCAGCGGCTCCACGTCGAAGGGGCGGGCGGTGACGGCCAGCACTTTCCCGCCCTCCAGCCGCAGGGGCAAAATCAGGTTGTCCCGGGCGAACTGGAACGGGGTTTTGCCGATAAGCTCATGGTCCAGCGTGGTTACGTCCACGCTCTCCAGCCACGCAAGCCCCAGCCTTTCGGCCGCGGCCTTTAGCTCATCGCCGGGCAGGCCGGTATCCCGGGTATCGGCGGCCATGTCAGTTTTGCGTTCCATCGCCTTGTATAACCGGTTCCGCCGGTTTAGGCTCCATAGGCGGCTCCGCGATTAGTGGTTCCACGGCCGGGGGGGTAGCCGAAGGCTCCGCCGCTGGCGTATCCACCACCGGGACAGGCTCTGGCGCCGCCGAATCCACCGGAGCCGGGGCGCTCACTGCCGCAGGCTCAGGCTCGGCGGAAACCTCCGGGGCCGCAGGCGCGACAGCCGTTTCCAGGAC
This DNA window, taken from Nitrospinota bacterium, encodes the following:
- the gspE gene encoding type II secretion system ATPase GspE → MAADTRDTGLPGDELKAAAERLGLAWLESVDVTTLDHELIGKTPFQFARDNLILPLRLEGGKVLAVTARPFDVEPLADLRLTYGAPVSLLAAAADTVLKAINKAYDMAANSTKEIMEDLADEADLSALALALPEDLLETSAEAPVIRLVNSIMVEAAKEKSSDIHMEPYERDFVVRFRVDGALRNVVRPPKKFQSLIISRIKVMSGLDIAEKRLPQDGRLKIVIAGKEIDVRVSVIPTAHGERVVMRLLDKSTMMLGFPQLGMPPAVMEKMVRLIRSPHGIILVSGPTGSGKTTTLYAALSEINSPDKNIITVEDPVEYQLPGIGQMQVNTKIGLTFATGLRSILRQDPDVIMVGEIRDRETAQIAVQASLTGHLVFSTIHTNDSAGAVTRLVDMGIEPFLISSSLIASVAQRLVRSLCPSCKTPYKPGAEHLLQLGVEPSMAPENAVFYNPEGCAECNNSGYRGRTGLYEILMIDDDIRGLIIGRADSSTIRRKAAASGFKSMREQAAEAVLSGATSLAEVIRVTSDWD